The Flavobacterium sp. 123 genome contains a region encoding:
- a CDS encoding CvpA family protein produces the protein MSFLDIVLGGLLGYAIYKGIRNGLFVELASLVSLLAGIYFAVKFSSFMKGILSGFLHWNPYTIQVIAFILTFVVVVVGISFLGKFLTKIADFAYLGLPNKLGGGFFRMLKTVLVLGIVFNVFGKINYNHFLAKKETLDKSIFYNPIQKTAGFLFPSIEKWYDNIKKK, from the coding sequence ATGAGTTTTTTGGATATTGTTTTAGGAGGATTATTAGGATACGCTATTTATAAAGGAATCAGAAACGGACTTTTTGTTGAATTAGCTTCCTTAGTTTCACTATTAGCAGGAATTTATTTTGCCGTGAAATTTTCGTCTTTTATGAAAGGCATTTTATCTGGATTTTTACATTGGAATCCTTATACTATCCAAGTAATTGCTTTTATACTAACTTTTGTAGTTGTAGTTGTTGGTATTTCATTTTTAGGAAAATTTCTAACCAAAATAGCTGATTTTGCTTATCTAGGATTGCCAAATAAACTTGGCGGTGGTTTTTTCCGAATGCTAAAAACCGTTTTGGTTTTAGGTATTGTTTTTAATGTTTTTGGAAAAATAAATTACAACCATTTTTTAGCTAAAAAAGAAACACTAGATAAATCGATATTTTATAATCCTATCCAAAAAACAGCTGGTTTTCTTTTTCCTTCGATAGAAAAATGGTACGATAACATAAAGAAAAAATAA